The following coding sequences lie in one Benincasa hispida cultivar B227 chromosome 6, ASM972705v1, whole genome shotgun sequence genomic window:
- the LOC120079292 gene encoding protein PXR1-like — MEKASRRSALAILDPKETTNAESYEGPIRVALEEATAEKLSKVVEEEKKKKKIKEKRAEGNEEAHPIKKKERRTDEKKECRREERHLKKEEERRKKAESPELDGESTSGREEKGELTQLRESAQHETPQTVATDEGEDVEITPLTRRHKENAPQGSTIDPPILIDMLEE; from the coding sequence ATGGAGAAAGCATCAAGGAGAAGTGCTCTGGCAATCttggatcctaaggaaactacTAATGCagaatcctatgagggaccTATCAGGGTCGCTTTGGAGGAAGCGACGGCGGAGAAGCTGTCTAAAGTGGTtgaagaggagaagaagaagaagaagatcaaagagaAGAGGGCTGAAGGAAATGAGGAAGCCCATCCAATCAAGAAGAAGGAACGGAGGACAGATGAGAAGAAGGAATGTAGGCGGGAAGAGAGGCACctgaagaaagaggaagagaggAGAAAGAAGGCTGAGAGCCCAGAACTGGACGGAGAATCCACCTCTGGGAGGGAGGAAAAGGGGGAATTAACGCAACTAAGAGAATCAGCACAACATGAAACACCGCAAACGGTCGCGACTGACGAAGGAGAAGATGTAGAAATCACCCCCTTGACACGGCGTCacaaggagaatgcgccgcaagggtcaacCATTGACCCTCCAATTTTGATAGATATGTTAGAAGAGTAG